Proteins encoded together in one Acetobacteroides hydrogenigenes window:
- a CDS encoding DUF4914 family protein, with amino-acid sequence MNNLLETLAAKGVKLSASLIDVLSGCKKVTVFNSIEELAAASTCGLENDLFEVKYDIPGKGLYTEAVVNRVTNGISVNYTEAYMRRRDPNTMVIADDKPTDKVRFKDKYGYDFSVLRKETEDWLKEQELAVFFYFAGSHDLGAGGMAVCPANAAFFAMGLGMLQQLIPIEKVDASFSFDSVIYVAPPFRHTHFEGKQVVVHNRTEDLHELFSFNLYPGPSAKKGLYSVLLDKGEKESWITNHCSTVQAISPYDNVTIFMHEGASGGGKSEMHQHILREPDGQILIGENLITGEKRRITIPMFCEFRPVTDDMAICHPSLDKGNGKLTLIDAENAWFIRVDSIKEYGDDPFLEKLTIKPKSPLLFFNVETKPGCTALVWDHIEDEPGKRCPNPRVVVPRELVPNTVDKPVSIDVRSFGVRTPPCTAEAPSYGIIGMFHILPPALAWIWRLVAPRGFANPSISSASTTAMEAEGVGSYWPFATGTMVHHANMLLDQIVKTPNVEYTLAPNQHIGAWKVGFKPQLFMREYLTRRGNVSLRSDQYQPARCSLLGYELNYLTIEGSKIPSRFLKVYKQPEIGFEGYDEGSQILQEFFARELKRYLTPELAPLGRRIIEAFLAGASVDDYNALLPMINNNPITQP; translated from the coding sequence ATGAATAATCTTTTAGAAACTTTAGCAGCAAAGGGAGTAAAGCTTTCGGCGAGCCTCATCGATGTTCTAAGTGGCTGTAAAAAGGTAACGGTGTTCAACTCCATCGAGGAATTGGCCGCCGCTTCTACCTGTGGTCTCGAGAACGATCTCTTTGAGGTGAAGTATGACATTCCTGGAAAGGGATTGTACACCGAGGCGGTAGTAAACCGTGTTACCAACGGTATCTCCGTCAACTATACCGAAGCTTACATGCGTCGTCGAGATCCTAATACCATGGTTATTGCCGACGATAAGCCAACCGATAAAGTTCGTTTTAAGGATAAGTATGGCTACGATTTCTCGGTACTTCGCAAGGAAACCGAAGATTGGCTAAAGGAGCAGGAGCTTGCCGTATTCTTCTATTTTGCAGGAAGCCACGACTTGGGTGCAGGCGGTATGGCCGTTTGCCCTGCCAATGCGGCATTCTTTGCAATGGGCTTAGGAATGCTTCAGCAGCTAATCCCTATCGAAAAGGTTGATGCCTCGTTTAGCTTCGACTCCGTTATATACGTAGCGCCACCTTTCCGTCACACCCATTTCGAAGGTAAGCAGGTGGTGGTGCATAACCGTACCGAAGATCTTCACGAATTATTCTCGTTTAATCTTTATCCTGGGCCAAGCGCCAAAAAGGGGCTGTATAGCGTTCTTCTCGACAAGGGCGAAAAGGAGAGCTGGATTACCAACCACTGCTCCACGGTACAGGCCATTAGCCCTTACGATAACGTTACCATTTTTATGCACGAAGGTGCCAGCGGTGGCGGTAAGAGCGAAATGCACCAGCACATCTTACGCGAGCCCGACGGCCAAATCCTAATAGGTGAAAACCTGATTACCGGCGAAAAGCGTAGAATTACCATTCCGATGTTCTGCGAATTCCGCCCCGTAACCGACGATATGGCCATTTGCCACCCATCGCTCGACAAGGGAAATGGAAAGCTTACCTTGATTGATGCCGAAAATGCGTGGTTCATCCGTGTGGATAGCATTAAGGAGTATGGCGACGATCCATTCCTCGAAAAGCTGACCATTAAGCCTAAGAGCCCGCTTCTTTTCTTTAATGTTGAAACCAAGCCGGGGTGTACCGCTCTAGTTTGGGATCATATAGAGGATGAGCCCGGCAAGCGCTGCCCCAATCCACGTGTGGTAGTTCCTCGCGAGCTGGTTCCTAACACCGTTGATAAGCCGGTGAGCATCGACGTACGTAGCTTTGGCGTTCGCACTCCTCCATGTACGGCCGAGGCGCCCTCGTACGGTATCATTGGTATGTTCCATATCCTTCCTCCTGCGCTGGCATGGATTTGGCGCTTGGTGGCCCCACGCGGCTTTGCCAACCCAAGCATCTCGAGCGCGAGCACAACGGCAATGGAGGCCGAGGGTGTTGGCTCGTACTGGCCATTTGCTACCGGAACCATGGTGCATCACGCCAACATGCTGCTCGACCAGATCGTAAAAACGCCAAACGTAGAGTACACGTTGGCGCCAAACCAGCACATTGGTGCTTGGAAGGTGGGCTTTAAGCCACAGCTCTTCATGCGCGAGTACCTTACCCGCAGGGGTAACGTTAGCTTGCGTAGCGACCAGTACCAGCCAGCCCGTTGTTCGTTGCTTGGCTACGAGCTTAACTACCTTACCATCGAAGGCTCTAAGATTCCTTCTCGCTTCTTGAAGGTGTACAAGCAGCCCGAAATTGGCTTCGAAGGATACGATGAGGGCAGCCAAATTCTTCAGGAGTTCTTTGCAAGGGAGCTCAAGAGGTATTTGACGCCTGAGCTGGCTCCTCTTGGACGCCGAATTATTGAGGCATTCCTTGCTGGGGCTAGCGTTGACGATTACAACGCCCTTCTTCCAATGATCAACAATAATCCGATTACTCAGCCCTAG
- a CDS encoding LTA synthase family protein, which yields MKKNWFNKSWLENEYVVLLYQFGVLLVLYAICRLLFYGFNLSLFPNVSFADLMTIMRGGVKFDIAGLLYLNAVYMLLYILPHPWKYRSGYQKFLRWWFIIVNSLGLALNALDFKYYPFILKRTTASVYDILKNEDNMVSLSLRFMVDYWYVYLIFAALVAALVYLTRKPKPQPTPIGKWYYAYPFALVMLLVFSAFTVAGIRGDFKHSTRPITISNAGEYVKSAEQVYLVVNTPFCFIRTFGNKSFTKMDFFASEKELAEGFNPVMKYDLPAPAQKKNVVVIILESFAREHFGAFNKTLDGGTYKGYTPFLDSLAQQSLVFPNAYANGRKSIDAMPSVLASLPALVQPYVISEYSTNRVNSIASLLDGEGYETSFFHGAPNGSMGFLAFSKLAGFQKYYGKTEFNNDAEFDGMWAIWDEPFMKYWGAQMGQMKKPFFTALFSASSHHPFKVPAKYEGAFPKGTLPLHQCVGYTDNALRLFFNSIKNQPWFKNTVFVITADHSVSPVHAEYKTNINAFAVPLIFYTPDGSLKGVDNRLAQQVDIMPTLLSHLGYSKPFVSFGTNLLEKKNDTFVINYIGDAYQFMMDNMVIYFDGKKITQVFDYKKDPALKNNLLGKADIAKYETKMKAVLQQYNNRMIANDLVAK from the coding sequence ATGAAGAAGAACTGGTTCAATAAGAGCTGGCTGGAGAACGAGTACGTGGTGCTCCTCTACCAGTTTGGCGTTCTGCTAGTCCTGTACGCCATTTGCAGGCTGCTATTCTACGGCTTTAACCTGTCGCTGTTCCCCAACGTAAGCTTCGCCGACCTGATGACCATCATGCGCGGCGGCGTTAAGTTCGACATTGCGGGGCTGCTCTACCTCAACGCGGTTTACATGCTGCTGTACATCCTTCCGCACCCCTGGAAGTACCGCAGCGGCTACCAGAAGTTCCTGCGCTGGTGGTTTATCATCGTCAACTCGCTGGGGCTGGCCCTCAACGCCCTCGACTTTAAGTACTACCCCTTTATACTGAAGCGCACCACCGCCAGCGTGTACGACATCCTCAAGAACGAGGACAACATGGTGTCGCTATCGCTGCGCTTTATGGTGGACTACTGGTACGTGTACCTGATCTTTGCGGCCCTGGTGGCGGCGCTGGTGTACCTCACCCGCAAGCCCAAACCGCAGCCAACGCCCATCGGCAAGTGGTACTACGCCTACCCCTTTGCCCTGGTGATGCTGCTCGTGTTTAGCGCCTTTACCGTTGCCGGCATCCGCGGCGACTTTAAGCACAGCACGCGGCCCATCACCATCAGCAACGCGGGCGAGTACGTGAAGTCGGCCGAGCAGGTGTACCTGGTGGTGAACACCCCTTTCTGCTTTATCCGCACCTTCGGCAACAAGTCGTTCACCAAGATGGACTTCTTTGCCTCGGAAAAGGAGCTGGCCGAGGGCTTTAACCCGGTGATGAAGTACGACCTGCCCGCCCCTGCCCAGAAGAAGAACGTGGTGGTGATCATCCTCGAGAGCTTTGCCCGCGAGCACTTCGGCGCCTTCAACAAAACGCTGGATGGAGGAACGTACAAGGGCTACACTCCCTTCCTCGACTCGCTGGCCCAGCAGAGCCTGGTGTTCCCCAACGCCTACGCCAACGGGCGCAAGTCGATTGACGCCATGCCCTCGGTGCTGGCCTCGCTGCCCGCGCTGGTGCAGCCCTACGTGATATCGGAGTACTCCACCAACCGCGTTAACTCCATTGCCAGCCTGCTGGACGGCGAGGGCTACGAGACCTCGTTCTTCCACGGAGCGCCCAACGGCTCGATGGGCTTTTTGGCCTTCAGCAAGCTGGCCGGGTTCCAGAAGTACTACGGCAAGACCGAGTTCAACAACGACGCCGAGTTCGACGGCATGTGGGCCATCTGGGACGAGCCCTTTATGAAGTACTGGGGCGCCCAAATGGGGCAGATGAAGAAGCCCTTCTTTACGGCGCTCTTCTCGGCCTCGTCGCACCACCCCTTTAAGGTACCCGCCAAGTACGAGGGGGCATTCCCCAAGGGAACGCTTCCGCTGCACCAGTGCGTGGGCTACACCGACAACGCGCTGCGCCTATTCTTCAACAGCATAAAGAATCAGCCCTGGTTTAAGAATACGGTATTCGTGATTACGGCCGACCACAGCGTATCGCCCGTGCACGCCGAGTACAAGACCAACATCAACGCCTTTGCGGTTCCGCTGATATTCTACACCCCCGATGGCTCGCTAAAGGGCGTCGACAACCGCCTAGCCCAGCAGGTAGACATCATGCCAACGCTGCTGAGCCACCTGGGCTACAGCAAGCCCTTCGTATCGTTCGGCACCAACCTCCTGGAGAAGAAGAACGACACCTTCGTGATCAACTACATCGGCGACGCCTACCAGTTTATGATGGACAATATGGTGATCTACTTCGATGGAAAAAAGATAACGCAGGTGTTCGACTACAAGAAAGACCCTGCGCTCAAGAACAACCTCCTGGGCAAGGCCGATATCGCCAAGTACGAAACCAAGATGAAGGCCGTACTGCAGCAGTACAACAACCGAATGATTGCAAACGACCTGGTGGCGAAGTAG